A region from the Flavobacteriales bacterium genome encodes:
- a CDS encoding MerR family transcriptional regulator — MPTSPFATRFSISDLENLSGVKAHTIRVWERRYGLIRPARTDTNIRHYSVEELRDLLNIAYLNTSGVKISKIAAMTNTSREEKVRELANVADAGSMLKELVMSMLHFDEARFEDRCNVFSMEHGFRELAEGVFLPFMMQVGLLWQSRSIRPAHEHFASNLVRRRLEAETRSLTVASGPPTHILYLREFEVHELGLLYANYLLRSAGKHVIYLGQSVPLGDLVHLASTLSGPLVMVTVLTSNFDGGTDRFLSDLGEHLGQSFISHWLTGPSAVSGSGTELPLNVRVFGHFTDMVPLLLR; from the coding sequence GTGCCCACCAGTCCGTTCGCCACGCGCTTCAGCATAAGCGACCTCGAGAACCTTTCGGGGGTGAAGGCCCATACCATCCGCGTGTGGGAACGGCGCTATGGTCTCATTCGGCCCGCGCGGACGGATACCAACATCCGCCACTACAGCGTGGAGGAGCTGCGCGACCTCCTGAACATCGCATACTTGAACACCAGCGGTGTGAAGATCTCCAAGATCGCCGCGATGACGAACACCTCGCGCGAAGAGAAGGTGCGGGAATTGGCGAACGTTGCGGATGCTGGAAGCATGCTCAAAGAACTGGTCATGAGCATGCTTCACTTCGACGAGGCCCGGTTCGAGGATCGCTGCAACGTGTTCTCCATGGAACACGGCTTCCGGGAACTCGCCGAAGGGGTCTTTCTTCCCTTCATGATGCAGGTCGGGCTGCTCTGGCAGTCACGCAGTATCCGCCCGGCGCACGAGCATTTCGCCAGCAATCTCGTTCGTCGTCGTCTGGAAGCGGAGACCCGCTCATTGACGGTGGCGTCCGGCCCCCCCACCCACATCCTCTATTTGCGCGAATTCGAGGTGCACGAGCTCGGCCTGCTTTACGCCAACTATCTCCTACGAAGTGCGGGCAAGCATGTGATCTATCTCGGCCAGAGCGTGCCCCTCGGCGATCTGGTCCACTTGGCATCAACGCTCTCCGGTCCGTTGGTGATGGTGACCGTCCTCACCTCCAACTTCGATGGCGGTACGGACCGTTTCCTCTCGGACCTGGGAGAGCATCTGGGGCAGTCGTTCATATCCCATTGGCTGACCGGACCTAGCGCCGTATCCGGAAGTGGCACGGAGCTGCCATTGAACGTGCGTGTCTTCGGGCACTTCACGGATATGGTGCCTCTTCTGCTGCGGTAA
- a CDS encoding DUF4397 domain-containing protein encodes MNPNLKPAAFALGLLCTSGAFAEGGGVARVQVIHNCADLAAASVDVWLDNALLLDNFVFRSASPFIDAPAGVPLNVGVAPPNSTQASDAIFNLSFTLTAGETYVVVASGTISPIGYSPATPFSLEVFAQGREVANGGPLFTDVLVLHGATDAPMVDVYENVVTNSTVVNDLSYPSYAGYLELPTLDFGLQVRTADNSTIVAAYEAPLATLGLGGAAITVLASGFLDPAVNSGGPAFGLFAALASGGPLVPLPTASIPTARAQIIHNCADLGASTVDIWLNNTLLIDDLEFRTASPFVDLQAGVDLTVGVAPPNSTQSSDALVQVNYNLEDGLTYVLVASGTLGGPGYQPATPFSIEVFDQGREASNGGAMMTDVLVLHGATDAPNVDVFESDVVGAMIVDDLSYPSFAGYLELPTADYTVQVRTADNSTIVAAYGAPLSTLGLGGSALVVLASGFLDPTVNSNGPAFGLWAALPSGGALVPLPSASIPTSRLQLIHNSADLAASTVDVWLNNTLLLDDFEFRTASPFVDAQAGVDLNVGIALPNSTQASDAIYNQSFNLEADETYVVVANGIVSSSGYNPLQPFNLYAFAGAREVANTSTNTDILVFHGATDAPVVDVAETAVLGGATLVDDLAYGEFNGYLEVATGDYALQVQDEQGAPLVNYQAPLALPGLDGAALTVLASGFLAPTQNSNGPAFGLWVALAGGGDLVELPLITSVEENDVFAGSALWPVPVSDVLSVELKADGARDAQLRVMDATGREVMSVADNIALNGATRLEVPVSTLAPGHYSLQVLSGNAVKSMVFHVAR; translated from the coding sequence ATGAACCCCAACCTAAAACCCGCAGCCTTCGCCCTTGGGCTGCTGTGCACCAGTGGTGCATTCGCCGAGGGTGGTGGTGTTGCCCGTGTACAGGTCATCCACAACTGCGCCGATCTCGCCGCTGCTTCCGTGGACGTCTGGCTGGACAATGCCCTGCTCTTGGACAATTTCGTTTTCCGCAGCGCGTCGCCGTTCATCGATGCCCCTGCGGGCGTGCCGTTAAACGTGGGGGTCGCGCCACCGAACAGCACCCAGGCCAGCGACGCCATTTTCAACCTGTCGTTCACATTGACGGCAGGAGAAACCTACGTGGTGGTCGCAAGCGGAACGATAAGCCCTATCGGCTATTCACCAGCGACGCCGTTTTCGCTGGAGGTCTTCGCGCAAGGACGAGAGGTGGCCAATGGTGGCCCTTTGTTCACGGACGTTCTTGTGCTCCATGGCGCGACCGATGCGCCTATGGTGGACGTTTACGAGAACGTGGTGACCAACTCCACGGTGGTCAATGACCTTTCATACCCCAGCTACGCGGGATACTTGGAACTGCCCACGCTAGACTTCGGATTGCAAGTGCGCACGGCCGATAATTCGACCATTGTGGCAGCCTATGAAGCTCCTCTTGCCACTTTGGGCCTGGGCGGGGCGGCCATCACTGTTTTGGCCAGTGGATTCCTCGATCCTGCGGTGAACAGCGGTGGGCCTGCGTTCGGCCTGTTTGCCGCGCTCGCATCCGGTGGTCCCCTTGTACCATTGCCAACGGCTTCCATCCCCACTGCCCGCGCACAGATCATCCACAATTGCGCTGACCTCGGCGCCAGCACTGTGGACATCTGGCTGAACAATACGCTGCTCATTGACGATTTAGAGTTCCGCACAGCGTCCCCTTTCGTGGACCTTCAAGCAGGGGTGGACCTCACCGTAGGCGTTGCACCGCCCAACAGCACCCAAAGCAGCGATGCACTGGTGCAAGTGAACTACAATTTGGAGGACGGTTTGACCTATGTGCTCGTGGCCAGTGGTACGCTTGGTGGTCCGGGTTATCAGCCTGCAACGCCCTTCAGTATCGAAGTCTTCGACCAAGGTCGCGAGGCTTCCAATGGTGGAGCGATGATGACCGACGTGCTCGTTTTGCATGGCGCCACGGACGCACCTAACGTTGATGTTTTCGAGAGCGATGTGGTGGGTGCAATGATCGTTGATGACCTGAGCTACCCCTCTTTTGCGGGTTACTTGGAACTTCCCACGGCCGATTACACGGTTCAAGTGCGTACAGCCGACAACAGCACTATCGTGGCAGCCTATGGTGCCCCATTGAGCACCTTGGGCCTGGGCGGTTCAGCGCTGGTGGTGCTGGCCAGTGGGTTCCTCGATCCCACAGTGAACAGCAACGGACCGGCGTTCGGCCTCTGGGCCGCATTGCCAAGCGGTGGTGCGCTCGTGCCTCTCCCATCCGCTTCCATCCCCACATCCCGACTGCAACTGATCCACAACAGCGCCGATCTGGCCGCGAGTACCGTGGATGTCTGGCTGAACAACACATTGCTGTTGGACGATTTCGAGTTCAGGACCGCATCACCGTTCGTGGATGCGCAGGCGGGGGTGGACCTCAATGTTGGCATCGCCTTGCCGAACAGCACACAGGCCAGCGATGCCATTTACAACCAATCGTTCAACCTCGAAGCCGATGAGACCTATGTGGTCGTGGCCAACGGCATCGTCAGTTCTTCGGGCTACAACCCTCTTCAGCCCTTCAACCTGTATGCCTTCGCCGGTGCGCGCGAAGTGGCGAACACTTCCACGAACACGGACATCCTCGTCTTCCATGGCGCCACGGATGCACCCGTGGTGGATGTAGCGGAGACCGCTGTTCTAGGAGGAGCCACCCTGGTGGACGACCTGGCCTACGGTGAATTCAACGGCTACCTCGAAGTAGCCACCGGCGACTATGCACTGCAAGTGCAGGACGAACAGGGTGCGCCTCTGGTGAACTACCAAGCACCGCTTGCGCTCCCAGGCCTCGATGGTGCCGCCTTGACGGTTCTTGCCAGCGGCTTCTTGGCGCCCACGCAGAACAGCAATGGACCTGCTTTCGGCCTTTGGGTAGCACTGGCCGGCGGTGGCGACCTGGTGGAACTCCCGCTCATCACCAGCGTGGAAGAGAACGATGTGTTCGCCGGAAGCGCGCTTTGGCCCGTGCCGGTGAGCGATGTCCTGAGCGTGGAACTGAAGGCCGATGGAGCCCGTGATGCACAACTCAGGGTGATGGACGCGACCGGTCGGGAAGTGATGTCGGTTGCCGACAACATCGCCTTGAACGGGGCCACTCGTCTCGAAGTACCGGTAAGCACTCTGGCACCGGGCCACTACTCGTTGCAAGTCCTCTCCGGCAACGCCGTGAAGAGCATGGTTTTCCATGTTGCACGCTGA
- a CDS encoding deoxynucleoside kinase → MKYGYIAVEGLIGAGKTTLCKRLSERYNGRLVLEEFDENPFLPRFYEEPERYAFSVELSFLAQRYHQLKRITDRDLFAPLTIADYSIGKSLVFASATLPPDEYALFRDLYTIMYGDLPKPELIVYLHLPMERVRERIKQRGRSYEQSIPEEYLARLQERYLDHLQKQSGSQVLIVDLERTDLLHDVEAFDRLLMNLAAEGPGSPAVLRF, encoded by the coding sequence ATGAAGTACGGTTACATCGCGGTAGAGGGACTGATCGGCGCCGGAAAGACCACTCTGTGCAAGCGCCTCAGCGAGCGTTACAACGGGCGCTTGGTGCTGGAGGAATTCGACGAGAACCCCTTCCTGCCTCGCTTCTACGAGGAGCCGGAGCGCTATGCTTTCAGTGTTGAGCTCAGCTTCCTCGCGCAACGCTACCACCAGCTCAAGCGCATCACCGACCGCGATCTGTTCGCTCCGCTGACCATTGCCGACTACAGCATAGGCAAGTCGCTGGTGTTCGCCAGTGCCACATTGCCCCCGGACGAGTACGCCCTCTTCCGCGACCTGTACACCATCATGTACGGCGACCTGCCCAAGCCTGAGCTCATCGTTTACCTGCACCTGCCCATGGAACGGGTGCGCGAGCGCATCAAGCAGCGCGGGCGTTCCTATGAACAGAGCATACCGGAGGAGTACTTGGCCCGTTTGCAGGAGCGCTACCTCGACCACCTTCAGAAGCAAAGCGGCTCCCAAGTGCTGATCGTGGACCTCGAGCGGACCGACCTCCTGCACGATGTCGAAGCCTTCGATCGGCTGCTGATGAACCTTGCGGCTGAAGGCCCGGGATCGCCTGCCGTACTGCGGTTCTGA
- a CDS encoding RNA methyltransferase, with translation MTELGRVSAQEYGARDLRPIRLVLDNLRSRHNVGSAFRTADAFGLEGLVLCGFTPAPPHREIEKTALGATLSVPWMHVTTTLEAVRQLKVDGYRVLVVEQTEQAVDLSTFVARPDQRLALILGNELSGVAPEIIAAADECLTIPQHGSKHSLNVSVCAGIVLWHLTSGALR, from the coding sequence ATGACCGAGCTCGGTCGTGTGAGCGCGCAGGAATACGGTGCCCGTGACCTGCGGCCGATCCGTTTGGTCCTGGACAACCTCAGGAGCCGCCACAACGTGGGCAGCGCTTTCCGCACAGCCGATGCGTTCGGCCTTGAAGGGCTGGTGCTCTGCGGGTTCACCCCGGCGCCACCGCACCGCGAGATCGAGAAGACCGCATTGGGGGCCACACTGTCAGTGCCGTGGATGCATGTGACCACAACGCTGGAGGCGGTACGGCAGTTAAAGGTGGACGGTTACCGGGTCCTTGTCGTTGAGCAGACGGAGCAAGCCGTGGACCTGAGCACGTTCGTGGCACGGCCGGACCAGCGCTTGGCCTTGATACTGGGGAACGAGCTCAGCGGTGTGGCTCCGGAGATCATTGCGGCGGCCGATGAGTGCCTCACCATCCCGCAGCACGGCAGCAAGCACAGTTTGAACGTTTCCGTTTGTGCCGGGATCGTGCTCTGGCACCTGACTTCCGGCGCGTTGCGCTGA
- the mutS gene encoding DNA mismatch repair protein MutS, with amino-acid sequence MKKNRAVKSGSGTETPLMQQYARIKAQFPDAVLLFRVGDFYETFDADARVASRVLGLTLTKRNNGAAASMDLAGFPHHSIESYLPRLVRAGHRVAICDQLEDPKLAKTIVKRGVTEVVTPGVAFNDRVVDQRSNNWLAAVVAGKHPKSKNLPWYGAAFLDATTGEFLVGEGDAASIGKFMVAYSPSELLFPKQHGDVQLGAWTTSFHSFGLDDWAFTHDFARERLLHQFGTASLKGFGIEELALAQCAAGAVLHYLAETKHDKLAHLSSVGRLGEDGHLWLDRFTVQNLELVQPAHEGGHSLFAAMDRCLTPMGARMLRRWLLFPSLDEEVVSKRLDGVGELLANSTLTEALAEELRSVGDIERTVGRAAVGRIHPREMLHLQRAMEAVGRSAAKLHGTKALEHLAGRMEVPTGLIERIGTTIEPNAPTNLMRGGAVRGGVHTELDELRHVATHAKELLLEVQTRESRATGIASLKVGFNNVFGYYLEVRNTHKDKVPREWTRKQTLTGAERYVTEELKQLEERILGAEERSLVLEQEVFNGLVEAVCGEMPGLRRLCAAVSELDVLLAFAMNARAWNYCRPAFTSGRAISIAQGRHAVIEQQLPPGETYVPNDMHLDGEDRQVLMITGPNMSGKSALLRQTALISIMAQVGSYVPAKSATLGLVDRVFTRVGASDNLSTGESTFMVEMNETASILNNLSERSLVLLDEIGRGTSTYDGISIAWAVAEHLHQHAGRPITLFATHYHELNEMAAVFPRIKNAHVAVREAGEKVLFLRKLLPGGTDRSFGLHVARMAGMPRSVVDRAGSVLKHLEKSHAGNLGEEPGAEAPERNSLKADLSGIGNDLQLSIFQLDDPALERIREEIAALDIDTLTPVEALLKLNEIKRLVVPKAKLRKA; translated from the coding sequence ATGAAAAAGAACCGCGCGGTGAAGTCCGGCTCAGGAACGGAAACGCCTTTGATGCAGCAATACGCACGCATCAAGGCCCAGTTCCCCGATGCGGTGCTGCTCTTCCGGGTGGGCGATTTTTACGAAACGTTCGATGCTGATGCGCGTGTGGCGTCGCGCGTGCTGGGATTAACGCTCACAAAGCGCAACAATGGGGCGGCCGCGTCCATGGACCTGGCCGGGTTTCCTCACCATAGCATAGAGAGCTACCTGCCTCGACTGGTGCGTGCTGGGCACCGCGTGGCCATTTGCGACCAACTTGAAGACCCCAAGCTGGCCAAGACGATCGTGAAGCGCGGCGTTACCGAGGTGGTGACGCCCGGCGTGGCCTTCAACGACCGTGTGGTCGACCAGCGCTCCAACAACTGGTTGGCGGCGGTGGTGGCCGGCAAACACCCCAAGTCCAAGAACCTACCATGGTATGGCGCGGCCTTCCTGGACGCCACCACAGGCGAATTCCTTGTGGGCGAAGGTGACGCTGCCAGTATCGGCAAGTTCATGGTGGCTTACTCGCCGAGCGAATTACTGTTCCCGAAACAACATGGGGACGTACAGCTTGGGGCTTGGACCACCTCGTTCCACTCATTCGGGCTCGACGACTGGGCTTTCACGCACGACTTCGCCCGCGAACGCTTGCTGCATCAGTTCGGCACGGCATCATTGAAAGGGTTCGGCATTGAGGAACTGGCGCTGGCCCAGTGCGCTGCCGGCGCGGTGTTGCACTACCTGGCCGAGACGAAGCACGACAAGCTGGCGCATTTGAGCAGTGTTGGACGTTTGGGGGAAGACGGGCATCTCTGGTTGGACCGTTTCACCGTTCAGAACCTTGAACTGGTGCAACCGGCACACGAAGGCGGGCATTCGCTCTTTGCTGCCATGGACCGGTGCCTGACGCCGATGGGTGCCAGGATGCTGCGCCGCTGGTTGTTGTTCCCTTCATTGGACGAAGAGGTGGTCTCGAAGCGCCTTGATGGTGTGGGCGAACTGCTGGCGAACAGCACGCTGACCGAGGCACTTGCTGAGGAGCTGCGCAGCGTGGGCGACATTGAGCGCACGGTGGGCCGGGCCGCAGTGGGCCGCATCCACCCGCGCGAGATGCTGCACCTGCAGCGTGCCATGGAAGCCGTTGGGCGAAGTGCCGCGAAGCTTCATGGGACGAAGGCCTTGGAGCATCTGGCCGGGCGCATGGAAGTACCGACCGGGCTTATCGAACGCATCGGCACCACCATAGAACCCAACGCCCCCACGAACCTGATGCGTGGCGGTGCCGTGCGCGGTGGCGTGCACACCGAGCTGGATGAGCTGCGACATGTTGCCACCCACGCGAAAGAGCTGCTACTGGAAGTGCAGACGCGGGAAAGCCGAGCCACCGGCATTGCTTCTTTGAAAGTAGGGTTCAACAATGTGTTCGGGTACTATTTGGAGGTGCGCAACACGCACAAAGACAAGGTGCCCAGAGAGTGGACGCGCAAACAGACGCTCACTGGTGCGGAGCGTTACGTGACGGAAGAACTGAAGCAGTTGGAGGAACGGATCCTTGGCGCAGAGGAGCGTTCCTTGGTGCTGGAGCAGGAAGTTTTCAATGGACTGGTGGAAGCAGTTTGCGGGGAGATGCCGGGCCTGCGCAGGCTGTGTGCTGCGGTGAGCGAACTGGACGTTCTGCTGGCCTTTGCCATGAACGCGCGGGCATGGAACTACTGCCGGCCGGCCTTCACCAGCGGGCGTGCGATCAGCATCGCGCAAGGCCGTCACGCGGTCATCGAGCAACAGTTGCCGCCAGGGGAGACCTACGTTCCCAACGATATGCACCTTGACGGTGAAGACCGGCAGGTCCTGATGATCACCGGACCGAACATGAGCGGTAAGTCGGCGTTGCTGCGGCAAACTGCCCTCATCAGCATCATGGCCCAGGTGGGCAGCTACGTTCCGGCAAAGTCCGCTACGCTCGGATTGGTCGACCGGGTGTTCACGCGGGTGGGCGCGAGCGACAACCTCAGCACCGGCGAGAGCACGTTCATGGTGGAGATGAACGAGACCGCGAGCATCCTGAACAACCTTAGCGAACGGAGCCTGGTCCTATTGGACGAGATCGGGCGCGGCACGAGCACGTACGATGGGATCAGTATTGCCTGGGCCGTGGCTGAGCATCTGCACCAGCATGCAGGTAGGCCCATTACTCTGTTCGCCACGCACTACCATGAGCTGAACGAAATGGCCGCGGTGTTCCCGCGGATCAAGAACGCCCACGTGGCAGTGCGCGAGGCAGGAGAGAAGGTGCTGTTCCTCCGGAAGCTCCTGCCCGGCGGCACGGACCGCAGTTTCGGATTGCACGTGGCTCGGATGGCCGGCATGCCGCGCAGCGTGGTGGACCGCGCGGGCAGCGTACTGAAGCATCTGGAGAAGAGCCACGCTGGCAACCTCGGCGAAGAACCCGGTGCGGAGGCCCCTGAAAGGAACTCCCTGAAAGCCGACCTGAGCGGGATCGGCAATGATCTGCAGCTCAGCATCTTCCAACTGGACGACCCCGCCTTGGAGCGCATCCGGGAAGAGATCGCGGCGCTGGACATCGACACGCTCACTCCCGTGGAGGCCCTGCTGAAACTGAACGAGATCAAGCGCTTGGTGGTTCCCAAGGCCAAGCTACGGAAGGCCTGA
- the gdhA gene encoding NADP-specific glutamate dehydrogenase, translating into MAKSNKAVDAFMAEVKKRNGNEPEFLQAVHEVAEMVIPFIEANPKYKGKMLLERMVEPERTIIFRVPWVDDKGQTQVNRGFRVEYNSAIGPYKGGLRFHPSVNLSILKFLGFEQTFKNSLTTLPMGGGKGGSDFDPKGKSDAEVMRFCQSFMTELWRHVGQFTDVPAGDIGVGGREIGFMFGQDKRLRNEFTGVFTGKGRTWGGSLIRPEATGYGCVYFAAEMMKENKQDFKGKIVAVSGSGNVAQYAIEKATQLGAKVVSASDSDGAIYDPAGITGEKLAYIMDLKNVKRGRIEEYAKKFKGSTYKKGARVWDIVAKCDVALPCATQNELNDKNAKDLVKKGVKYVAEGANMPTTPEGITVLQGAGVAFAPGKASNAGGVATSGLEMSQNSLRMSWTRDEVDHHLHRIMKDIHAACVKHGKEGKGINYVKGANIAGFVKVADAMLDQGVV; encoded by the coding sequence ATGGCAAAGTCGAACAAGGCCGTTGATGCCTTCATGGCCGAAGTGAAGAAGCGCAACGGCAACGAGCCGGAATTCCTCCAGGCCGTGCACGAAGTGGCTGAAATGGTGATCCCCTTCATCGAGGCCAACCCCAAGTATAAAGGCAAGATGCTCCTGGAGCGCATGGTGGAGCCCGAGCGCACCATCATCTTCCGCGTGCCCTGGGTGGATGACAAGGGCCAGACGCAAGTGAATCGCGGCTTCCGTGTGGAGTACAACAGCGCGATCGGTCCTTACAAAGGCGGTCTGCGTTTCCACCCGAGCGTGAACCTCAGCATCCTGAAATTCCTGGGCTTCGAGCAGACCTTCAAGAACAGCCTCACCACCCTGCCCATGGGCGGTGGCAAAGGCGGCAGCGATTTCGACCCGAAAGGCAAGAGCGATGCGGAGGTGATGCGTTTTTGCCAGAGCTTCATGACCGAGCTGTGGCGCCACGTGGGCCAGTTCACCGATGTGCCCGCGGGCGACATCGGCGTGGGCGGCCGCGAGATCGGTTTCATGTTCGGCCAGGACAAGCGACTGCGCAATGAGTTCACCGGTGTGTTCACCGGGAAGGGCCGCACTTGGGGCGGTTCGCTCATCCGTCCGGAGGCCACGGGCTACGGCTGTGTGTACTTCGCCGCGGAGATGATGAAGGAGAACAAGCAGGACTTCAAGGGCAAGATCGTGGCGGTAAGCGGCAGCGGCAACGTGGCCCAATACGCCATCGAAAAGGCCACCCAGTTGGGCGCCAAGGTGGTGTCAGCGAGCGATAGCGACGGCGCCATCTACGACCCCGCCGGCATCACCGGTGAGAAGCTCGCGTACATCATGGACCTGAAGAACGTGAAGCGCGGCCGTATCGAGGAGTACGCCAAGAAGTTCAAGGGCAGCACCTACAAGAAGGGCGCCCGCGTGTGGGACATCGTGGCCAAGTGCGACGTGGCACTGCCCTGCGCTACGCAGAACGAACTGAACGACAAGAACGCGAAGGACCTGGTGAAGAAAGGCGTGAAGTACGTGGCCGAAGGGGCTAACATGCCCACCACCCCGGAAGGCATCACCGTGCTGCAAGGTGCTGGTGTGGCCTTCGCCCCCGGCAAGGCGAGCAACGCAGGTGGTGTGGCAACGAGCGGCTTGGAGATGAGCCAGAACAGCCTGCGCATGAGCTGGACCCGCGACGAGGTGGACCACCATCTGCACCGCATCATGAAGGACATCCACGCCGCCTGCGTGAAGCACGGCAAGGAGGGCAAGGGCATCAACTACGTGAAGGGCGCCAACATCGCCGGCTTCGTGAAAGTGGCCGATGCGATGCTCGACCAGGGCGTGGTGTAG